The Maridesulfovibrio zosterae DSM 11974 genome contains a region encoding:
- a CDS encoding type I secretion system permease/ATPase produces the protein MENTTEKVDFDSGVECLVFIARFHNIPISVEAVRHEHPSRGKCMDTIEILRAAKSLKLKSKAVNKSLDELSGLPTPAMFLGKDDKWRVLGRLNDKKILIRDPEKSGAELITYEELEEIWGGKIILIAQQSILPESLRKFNISWFIPSILKYKKLFGEVLLASFFLQIFALVTPLFFQVIVDKVLVHKGLTTLDVLALGLLVVSVFEVILGGLRTWLFSHTAYRVDVMLGAKLFNHMVKLPIAYFNARRVGDSIARVRELENLRRFLTGSTMTLVVDLCFTVVFFIAMFCYSPMLTGAVAGVIPFYIILSFCITPILRKFLEDKFQRGAENQAFLVETVSDIHTVKAMAVEPHFQRRWEDTISAYVRSAFRSDNLGNFAVQTTQFLNKLTTVMVLWFGARAVISGDLTIGQLVAFNMFAQRVSGPILRLAKVWQDLQQAGVSLERLGDILNSPVEARASANSNPPAIQGDITFENVSFRYRPDGPFILENINLSVARGESIGIVGRSGSGKSTLTSLLQRFYPPEKGRVLVDGVDLNLVDVSWLRRQVGVVLQESKLFNRTIRDNIALSDPGTDMNRIIHAAHLAGAHDFILELAEGYSTMVGEQGSTLSGGQRQRIAIARALMTNPRILILDEATSALDYESEHIIQNNMKAICRNRTVVIIAHRLSTIRLCDRIIVMDKGHIVEQGTHKDLLAMSGYYKKLWDYQNRDVGAEDEQAA, from the coding sequence ATGGAAAATACGACTGAAAAGGTTGATTTTGATTCAGGGGTTGAATGCCTTGTCTTCATTGCACGGTTTCATAATATCCCTATTTCCGTTGAAGCTGTCCGACATGAACATCCTTCACGTGGTAAGTGTATGGATACTATTGAGATTCTTCGCGCGGCCAAATCTCTTAAGCTTAAATCTAAAGCGGTGAATAAAAGTCTTGATGAGCTTTCAGGACTCCCTACACCCGCTATGTTTTTAGGCAAGGATGATAAGTGGAGAGTTTTAGGACGACTCAATGACAAAAAGATTCTCATCAGAGATCCAGAAAAATCAGGTGCGGAACTTATAACTTATGAAGAGTTGGAGGAGATATGGGGTGGCAAGATTATCCTTATCGCCCAGCAAAGTATTCTGCCTGAAAGTTTAAGGAAGTTTAATATCAGCTGGTTTATCCCCTCGATATTGAAATATAAAAAATTATTCGGTGAAGTGCTTCTTGCATCTTTTTTTCTTCAGATTTTCGCACTGGTAACACCTTTATTCTTTCAGGTTATTGTTGATAAAGTTTTGGTTCATAAGGGACTGACTACACTGGATGTTCTCGCCTTAGGGTTACTTGTTGTCTCTGTTTTTGAAGTAATACTTGGCGGGCTTAGGACCTGGTTGTTTTCTCATACTGCGTACCGGGTTGATGTGATGCTTGGCGCAAAACTTTTTAACCACATGGTAAAGCTGCCGATCGCATACTTTAATGCCCGCAGGGTCGGTGATTCCATAGCCAGAGTCAGGGAGCTAGAAAATTTACGTAGATTCCTGACCGGTTCTACCATGACATTGGTTGTGGATTTATGCTTCACTGTGGTCTTTTTCATAGCGATGTTTTGCTATTCTCCCATGCTTACAGGAGCTGTAGCAGGCGTTATCCCATTCTACATAATTCTGTCATTTTGCATCACACCTATTCTACGTAAATTCCTTGAGGATAAGTTTCAACGTGGAGCTGAAAATCAGGCTTTTTTAGTCGAGACAGTTTCAGATATCCATACTGTTAAAGCTATGGCAGTTGAACCACATTTTCAAAGACGGTGGGAAGATACTATTTCAGCATATGTCCGTTCTGCATTCAGATCTGATAATCTTGGAAATTTTGCAGTACAGACAACTCAGTTTTTAAATAAACTTACTACTGTGATGGTTCTTTGGTTTGGTGCGCGAGCTGTTATTTCAGGTGATCTGACTATAGGGCAGCTGGTTGCGTTTAATATGTTTGCCCAGCGTGTCAGTGGGCCGATTCTGCGTCTTGCAAAAGTCTGGCAGGACTTGCAGCAGGCAGGTGTTTCGCTTGAAAGGTTAGGGGATATATTGAACAGCCCCGTTGAAGCAAGAGCTTCTGCAAATAGTAATCCGCCTGCGATTCAAGGTGATATCACTTTTGAGAATGTAAGTTTTAGGTATCGTCCAGATGGACCATTTATTCTGGAGAATATTAATCTCAGTGTTGCCCGGGGTGAGTCCATCGGTATTGTCGGGCGTTCTGGTTCTGGAAAAAGTACACTTACAAGTCTGCTTCAGAGATTTTATCCTCCTGAAAAAGGAAGAGTGCTTGTGGATGGAGTTGATCTGAATTTAGTGGATGTCTCATGGCTTAGGCGTCAAGTGGGAGTTGTTCTGCAGGAAAGTAAACTTTTCAATCGTACTATAAGAGATAATATTGCATTGTCAGATCCCGGTACAGATATGAATCGTATTATCCATGCCGCTCATTTAGCTGGAGCTCATGATTTTATCCTTGAACTGGCAGAAGGCTATTCCACAATGGTTGGTGAGCAGGGATCAACTCTTTCAGGTGGACAGCGTCAGCGGATAGCCATTGCAAGGGCTTTGATGACTAATCCAAGAATTTTGATTCTTGACGAAGCAACCAGCGCACTTGATTACGAATCTGAGCATATTATTCAGAATAACATGAAGGCAATTTGTAGAAATAGAACAGTTGTCATAATTGCTCATCGTCTATCTACAATCCGACTTTGCGATAGAATTATTGTTATGGATAAGGGGCATATTGTAGAGCAGGGGACGCATAAGGACCTACTTGCTATGAGCGGGTATTATAAGAAACTGTGGGATTATCAAAATAGAGATGTAGGAGCGGAAGATGAACAGGCTGCATAA
- a CDS encoding glycosyltransferase, with product MNILFFHHNFPAQFRHIAQYFASSKDNSVVFISEHTRSDIKITGVKHYMVKAAPPKTVESASLQEFNMQLWRSEAYANALLELKKKGFKPDIIYDHPGWGSSLFVKDVFPDIPYVCFFEWYYTKGADYSFWRDANERPPSHFAQNRIRNLCQLNALSDCNAGITPTQWQRSTYPVEFKHKINVLHDGINTDYFSPAKSSEKLVISGIDLSNASEIVTYVARGLEPYRGFPQFFRSLPEILNKRKNCHIVLMGEDCTKYGEKRTDGKTYKELMLEDVPVDRSRVHFIGFRPYDEYRKLLRASSVHVYLTAPFVLSWSMLEAMSCGCLLVGSDTAPVREVIKHGENGFLFNFWDSKQLSKVVIEALSKQKSFSKIRENARRTVLEKYDLSKLLPMHESVILSALKCSSRD from the coding sequence ATGAATATTCTCTTTTTTCATCATAATTTTCCGGCCCAGTTCAGGCATATTGCTCAATATTTTGCATCATCAAAAGATAACTCTGTTGTGTTTATTTCAGAGCATACTCGTAGTGATATAAAAATAACTGGTGTAAAGCATTATATGGTCAAGGCTGCCCCTCCAAAAACTGTTGAAAGTGCATCCTTGCAGGAATTCAATATGCAACTGTGGAGGAGTGAGGCCTATGCAAATGCTCTTCTAGAGTTAAAGAAAAAAGGGTTCAAACCGGATATTATTTATGATCATCCTGGATGGGGGAGCAGTTTGTTTGTAAAGGATGTATTTCCCGATATTCCATATGTTTGTTTTTTTGAATGGTATTACACTAAAGGAGCAGATTATTCTTTTTGGCGTGACGCTAATGAGCGTCCTCCTTCGCATTTTGCACAAAACCGTATTCGTAATTTGTGTCAACTCAACGCTCTTTCAGACTGCAACGCAGGCATTACTCCGACGCAATGGCAGCGCTCGACATATCCTGTTGAATTTAAGCATAAAATCAATGTATTGCATGACGGTATAAATACAGACTATTTTTCACCGGCTAAAAGTTCTGAGAAGTTAGTAATTTCAGGTATTGATCTCTCTAATGCTTCTGAAATAGTGACTTATGTTGCTAGAGGATTAGAGCCATACAGAGGATTTCCGCAGTTTTTTAGAAGTCTACCGGAAATACTTAATAAGCGTAAAAATTGCCATATTGTTCTAATGGGGGAAGACTGCACAAAATATGGTGAGAAACGCACGGACGGGAAAACTTATAAAGAATTGATGCTTGAAGATGTGCCAGTAGATAGGTCACGAGTTCATTTTATAGGTTTCAGACCATATGATGAATACCGGAAGTTATTGAGAGCATCTTCTGTGCATGTCTATTTGACGGCGCCATTTGTTCTGTCCTGGTCTATGCTTGAAGCAATGAGCTGCGGATGTTTGCTTGTCGGGTCTGACACAGCTCCTGTCCGTGAAGTTATTAAACATGGTGAAAATGGTTTTCTTTTTAATTTCTGGGATAGTAAGCAGCTGTCTAAGGTCGTAATTGAGGCTTTGAGCAAGCAAAAATCATTTAGTAAAATTCGTGAAAATGCACGTAGGACAGTTTTAGAAAAGTATGATCTTAGTAAGCTTCTGCCAATGCATGAATCTGTGATTCTTAGTGCGCTTAAGTGTAGTAGTCGCGATTAA
- a CDS encoding HlyD family type I secretion periplasmic adaptor subunit: MNRLHKGKLLHLPLRAYCKIEKWANRVVETSPRRDTDFLPGALEVVETPPSPTGRMIMKTIILFVVVTIVWSSLSKIDVVATAAGKIISSGKAKVIQASEIGVIKEIAVKEGQHVNKGDLLILLDSTLNEADLTELHQKLTRARCESILLNALQRWTNSGEIQEELVFSEGVNENLKKLYRNRFEYELRSIIDKLSVINSEINANKAHRVNIRHQIQKEQSVLEIITKRTEAMKQLYKEQSASEHDWLFQEQKRISAEQDLESTRQEELECLSTIEKLKNDKNQILSEFRRDTLHKKADNQDSIETILQRLAKAQRRQNLRHLTAPVTGEVQQLSVHTIGGVVKEAQPLMVVTPDSDVLEVEASILNRDIGFVKEGQNAEVKLEAFPYTEYGAIPGEVLSVSKDAVQDKDGNLTFLCRVKLLQSYILVNGQKVKLSPGMRASAEVTLRKRRLISYFLSPLMKYKAESLRER, encoded by the coding sequence ATGAACAGGCTGCATAAAGGAAAACTCTTACACCTACCGTTGAGGGCTTATTGTAAAATTGAAAAATGGGCTAATCGAGTTGTTGAAACTTCGCCCCGCCGGGATACAGATTTTCTGCCGGGAGCTTTAGAGGTCGTAGAAACACCTCCTTCTCCTACTGGCAGAATGATTATGAAGACCATTATTCTTTTTGTTGTCGTTACTATTGTATGGTCAAGTTTAAGCAAGATTGATGTTGTGGCAACTGCTGCAGGAAAAATAATTTCAAGTGGTAAGGCTAAAGTCATTCAGGCCTCAGAGATTGGCGTTATTAAAGAAATTGCTGTCAAGGAAGGGCAGCATGTGAATAAAGGAGATCTTTTAATTCTACTGGATTCAACTCTTAACGAAGCCGACCTTACTGAGCTTCATCAGAAACTAACCCGTGCCCGCTGCGAAAGTATTCTTTTAAATGCATTGCAGCGCTGGACTAACAGTGGAGAAATTCAGGAAGAATTAGTTTTTTCTGAAGGGGTTAACGAAAATTTAAAGAAACTTTATCGCAACCGTTTTGAGTATGAACTAAGATCAATTATAGACAAGCTCTCTGTCATAAACAGTGAAATAAATGCCAATAAGGCCCATCGGGTGAATATTAGGCATCAGATACAAAAGGAACAGTCTGTTCTAGAAATTATTACAAAGCGGACTGAAGCAATGAAGCAGCTTTATAAAGAACAATCCGCTTCAGAGCATGATTGGCTTTTTCAGGAACAAAAGAGGATCTCTGCAGAGCAGGATCTTGAATCTACCAGACAGGAAGAATTGGAATGTCTGTCAACAATTGAGAAACTTAAGAATGATAAAAATCAGATTCTGTCAGAGTTTCGGCGAGATACACTCCATAAAAAAGCTGACAATCAGGATTCTATTGAAACTATTCTTCAGCGTCTGGCAAAAGCACAAAGGCGGCAGAATCTCAGGCATTTAACTGCCCCTGTGACAGGAGAGGTTCAACAGCTTTCGGTTCATACTATAGGAGGGGTTGTTAAAGAAGCTCAACCACTTATGGTCGTGACTCCAGATTCAGATGTCCTTGAGGTCGAAGCCAGTATCTTAAATAGAGATATCGGATTTGTGAAAGAAGGGCAGAATGCTGAAGTTAAGCTGGAGGCTTTTCCTTATACAGAATACGGGGCTATTCCAGGTGAAGTACTATCCGTTTCAAAAGATGCTGTTCAGGATAAGGATGGAAATTTAACTTTTCTATGCCGGGTTAAACTGCTGCAGAGTTATATTCTGGTAAACGGTCAAAAGGTTAAACTAAGTCCGGGAATGAGAGCTTCTGCAGAGGTTACTCTTCGTAAGCGCAGGCTTATTTCATATTTTCTGTCTCCACTTATGAAGTATAAGGCAGAAAGCCTTCGGGAAAGGTAG
- a CDS encoding calcium-binding protein — MAVNPYDKANEIGSAASAAGGIYSSTLADVALVGHGTDGNVNNPAGYVDYAKTLLITEHLNSSGYNALSHEIEDKSSVGRYIEGDATGYTFINVDSVPDGHQTNTGFTSISASPYKGPKRSKNDIIKAGNGNDYVNGKTGNDTLYGGNGDDVLIGGTGADKLYGGSGDDILIVDSSDTVIDGGTGNDSVIVEGDASGLTMISIENIAGGNGNDTFNGNEDSNDLWGFGGDDIISGAGGDDTIDGGDGADTLYGGTGNDSISGGAGVDSIFGGAGSDTLYGGAGADSISAGDDDDIILAGNEDTLVDGGAGTDSAYVSGTFDMANTVNVEKVYGSSSADTIIGNAENNYIHGNAGDDTLSGGLGNDTIYGGAGADELSGGAGNDLFVADNNDTLIDGGAGSDAVVISGVFDMVNTTSVEQVVGSIDADTITGNAENNIILGNGGDDSISGGAGNDQLMGGSGNDVLDGGDGNDVFAGGSGADQLIGGEGTDSADYSASSAAILVNLGNGAGSGGDAEGDTLSGIEQVIGSAFNDTIAGSANSDSLYGLDGDDSLLAGAGTDTLWGGAGNDALYGGAGTDFLVGESGDDIYVFQTGNQTDVVIENDNGGNDTAYIKDFTSVGIYKNGNDLLIAANGNKDIMQFQNWYSSQSVETFYFEALNAAYSADQMASIAVDITAPA; from the coding sequence GTGGCTGTAAATCCTTATGACAAGGCGAATGAAATCGGGAGTGCTGCCAGCGCTGCTGGAGGAATTTATTCCAGTACCCTCGCTGATGTCGCATTAGTCGGGCATGGAACTGATGGAAACGTCAATAATCCTGCTGGTTACGTAGACTATGCAAAGACACTTCTTATCACTGAACACTTAAATTCTAGCGGCTATAATGCCTTGAGCCATGAAATAGAGGATAAAAGCAGTGTCGGGCGCTATATAGAAGGTGATGCAACAGGCTATACCTTTATCAATGTTGATTCCGTTCCGGATGGCCATCAGACCAATACTGGATTCACAAGTATAAGTGCCTCTCCGTACAAGGGACCTAAACGGTCTAAAAATGATATAATCAAAGCCGGTAATGGCAATGATTATGTTAATGGGAAAACCGGTAATGATACTCTGTACGGCGGTAATGGCGACGATGTTCTCATTGGTGGAACTGGTGCGGATAAGCTTTACGGCGGTAGCGGTGATGATATCTTAATTGTTGATTCAAGTGATACTGTTATCGATGGTGGCACAGGGAATGACTCTGTAATCGTTGAGGGCGATGCTTCGGGGCTGACTATGATCAGTATCGAAAACATTGCTGGTGGTAATGGTAATGATACGTTTAATGGGAATGAAGATAGTAATGATCTCTGGGGTTTTGGCGGCGATGATATTATCTCCGGTGCTGGAGGAGATGACACAATAGACGGTGGAGATGGGGCGGACACGTTGTATGGTGGAACCGGTAATGATAGTATCTCTGGCGGAGCCGGGGTTGATTCTATTTTTGGTGGAGCTGGCAGTGACACTCTTTATGGCGGAGCTGGAGCAGACTCTATTTCAGCAGGCGATGACGATGATATAATTTTAGCAGGCAATGAAGACACTCTTGTCGACGGTGGTGCCGGAACTGATAGTGCTTATGTCTCCGGAACCTTTGACATGGCTAATACTGTCAATGTTGAAAAAGTATATGGTTCAAGTTCAGCAGATACAATTATAGGCAATGCTGAAAATAATTATATCCACGGTAATGCTGGTGATGATACACTTTCCGGGGGACTAGGCAACGATACAATTTATGGTGGTGCCGGTGCCGATGAACTGTCAGGCGGAGCTGGAAATGACCTGTTCGTTGCAGATAATAATGATACTCTCATCGATGGTGGCGCTGGATCAGATGCAGTTGTTATCAGCGGAGTATTCGACATGGTCAATACTACCAGCGTTGAACAAGTTGTTGGCAGTATTGATGCTGATACAATAACTGGAAATGCCGAAAATAATATTATTCTCGGTAATGGCGGAGATGATTCAATCTCTGGCGGAGCCGGTAATGATCAGCTTATGGGTGGCAGCGGAAATGATGTTTTAGACGGCGGCGATGGTAATGATGTTTTCGCTGGCGGTTCCGGAGCTGACCAGCTTATTGGCGGCGAAGGTACGGATTCAGCGGATTATTCAGCTTCTTCAGCCGCTATTCTTGTTAACCTTGGCAATGGTGCTGGCTCCGGTGGTGATGCTGAAGGTGATACTTTAAGCGGAATTGAGCAGGTTATAGGTTCAGCATTTAATGATACTATTGCAGGCAGCGCAAATAGCGATAGTCTGTATGGTCTTGATGGCGATGATAGTCTTCTTGCAGGTGCCGGAACTGATACTCTTTGGGGTGGTGCTGGAAATGATGCCTTGTACGGTGGTGCCGGAACTGACTTTCTTGTCGGTGAATCTGGTGATGATATTTATGTTTTCCAGACAGGAAACCAGACTGATGTGGTTATCGAAAATGACAATGGTGGCAATGACACTGCTTATATCAAAGATTTCACAAGCGTTGGAATCTATAAAAATGGAAATGATCTGCTTATTGCTGCTAACGGTAATAAGGACATCATGCAGTTTCAAAACTGGTATTCTTCGCAAAGTGTAGAAACTTTCTATTTTGAAGCCTTAAATGCCGCATATTCAGCTGATCAGATGGCAAGTATTGCCGTTGATATCACAGCACCGGCGTAA
- a CDS encoding calcium-binding protein, whose translation MSLPISSTNNIIASQNTDITSKKSENVAKVDSNKAEGIEEYLKSDKGDELSISNDAKSLSKHRLDFAEKNDGKYELTSFITDDAEFKTIASAKTDSGRNIVVEQIMQHTKALVKNGEGGSDMVAYGFRASVYDADGKLEYNFMLQRDTIINENEDGSLNISDYFTGDETDGDDFIIGKSGSHLAGGAGDDTFVVVANESYSGVESMGRGYSNSKDTSVEGGDGDDNIAIASTNIYAKVNVDSGAGNDTISASGYVHDSVISTGDGNDTIDIQGVQDSTITTGEGDDVVDLNGGANSYSNIDTGAGDDSLTASGGIVGGKVNTGDGNDVIEVRSLLTNLNTGEGNDVVRASNVSGVINTGDGNDSITVDGDVFLSKIDMGDGNNTFKARSFLSSRLTTGTGYDSVIFTGSVKQSYINTGKGDDYVQIAKDLIESFLDTGKGDDEVNILGDVKNSKVYGGAGDDKFRVDGNIIGSSIDSEVGEEFATTEGDEKKEK comes from the coding sequence ATGTCATTACCTATTTCAAGCACAAATAATATTATTGCAAGTCAAAATACTGATATTACTAGTAAAAAAAGTGAGAATGTTGCGAAGGTCGATTCCAATAAGGCCGAAGGAATTGAAGAGTATTTGAAATCAGATAAGGGTGATGAACTCAGTATTTCGAATGATGCAAAGTCATTATCCAAACATAGATTAGACTTTGCCGAAAAAAATGATGGCAAATATGAACTTACTTCATTTATTACTGATGATGCTGAGTTTAAAACTATTGCCAGCGCTAAGACAGACTCCGGTAGAAATATTGTTGTTGAGCAAATTATGCAGCATACGAAAGCACTCGTTAAAAATGGTGAAGGTGGATCAGATATGGTTGCCTATGGTTTTCGGGCTAGTGTATATGATGCAGATGGGAAGCTGGAATATAACTTCATGTTGCAACGTGATACTATAATTAATGAAAATGAAGACGGATCACTGAATATCAGTGATTATTTTACAGGTGATGAAACAGATGGAGATGACTTCATTATCGGCAAAAGCGGGAGTCATCTAGCTGGCGGAGCCGGAGATGATACGTTTGTAGTCGTGGCTAATGAGTCTTATTCCGGTGTAGAATCTATGGGACGTGGATATTCTAACAGTAAAGATACATCTGTTGAAGGTGGAGACGGAGATGACAACATCGCCATTGCCAGTACAAATATCTACGCTAAAGTGAATGTCGATTCCGGGGCCGGTAATGATACCATCAGTGCTTCTGGGTATGTTCATGATTCTGTCATCTCCACAGGTGATGGTAACGATACAATTGATATACAGGGCGTGCAAGACTCAACTATTACGACCGGTGAAGGAGACGATGTTGTTGATCTTAATGGTGGTGCTAACAGCTATTCCAACATAGATACCGGTGCTGGTGATGACTCTCTAACTGCTTCAGGCGGGATAGTTGGAGGTAAAGTTAATACCGGTGATGGTAATGATGTTATTGAAGTCCGGTCTCTACTTACGAACTTAAATACCGGAGAAGGCAATGATGTTGTAAGAGCATCTAATGTAAGTGGTGTTATTAATACCGGTGATGGTAATGATTCCATTACTGTTGATGGTGATGTTTTTTTGAGTAAAATTGATATGGGAGATGGAAATAACACATTTAAAGCAAGATCTTTTTTGAGCAGCAGATTAACTACTGGAACAGGGTATGACTCTGTAATATTTACCGGTTCAGTTAAGCAAAGTTATATCAATACCGGTAAGGGAGATGACTATGTTCAGATAGCCAAAGATTTGATCGAAAGCTTTTTAGATACAGGAAAAGGTGATGATGAAGTTAATATTCTGGGCGATGTTAAAAACAGTAAAGTTTATGGCGGAGCAGGTGACGATAAGTTTAGGGTAGATGGTAATATTATAGGTAGTTCTATAGACTCTGAAGTTGGTGAAGAGTTTGCTACTACTGAAGGTGATGAAAAGAAAGAAAAGTAA
- a CDS encoding MerR family transcriptional regulator: MYKIGEFSKITCLSVKTLRLYHEKELMVPSYIDPDTSYRYYSKADVETARTIVLLRTMRFSLSEIQHILRSCSGDTDLVDILKQRQKEIEMEVGKLKRISASIGTILKREKKAFEMKEFEIGTVSEKYIEPILVITLRWKGSYGDTGKAFGKLYRKAGRYSTDHAMNLYHNAEYHEIADIESCVPLKRAIDGGDFEVKHLPETRCLSIIHKGPYDKIGNSYKALFDYANEQKLAPVTPFREHYIKGPGMIMTGNPENYITEIQMPIE; encoded by the coding sequence ATGTACAAAATTGGCGAGTTCTCAAAAATTACATGTCTGTCTGTTAAGACACTTCGGCTTTACCACGAAAAGGAACTGATGGTTCCGAGTTATATCGACCCGGATACTTCGTACCGCTATTATTCCAAAGCTGATGTCGAAACGGCACGGACAATCGTGCTTTTAAGGACTATGCGGTTTTCACTTTCCGAAATTCAGCATATTCTTAGGAGTTGCTCAGGTGATACAGATTTAGTGGATATTCTGAAGCAGCGACAAAAAGAAATAGAGATGGAAGTCGGCAAGTTAAAAAGAATATCCGCATCAATTGGGACCATTCTTAAAAGAGAAAAAAAGGCATTTGAAATGAAAGAGTTTGAAATAGGCACAGTGTCAGAAAAATACATTGAGCCGATCCTTGTCATTACCCTACGGTGGAAAGGATCCTATGGAGACACAGGTAAGGCTTTCGGAAAATTATACCGTAAGGCAGGACGATATTCCACTGACCATGCAATGAATCTGTATCACAATGCGGAATACCATGAGATCGCAGATATTGAATCCTGTGTGCCGCTCAAACGTGCGATAGATGGAGGAGACTTCGAAGTGAAACATCTTCCTGAAACCAGATGTCTTTCGATTATTCACAAAGGACCATATGATAAAATCGGGAATTCTTACAAAGCGTTATTTGACTATGCTAATGAACAAAAACTAGCCCCGGTCACTCCTTTTCGCGAACACTATATCAAGGGTCCCGGCATGATAATGACTGGCAACCCTGAAAATTATATCACTGAAATACAAATGCCAATTGAATAG
- a CDS encoding calcium-binding protein — MSDQTKSIEEIKSETLNSTTSRMYSNTLEDISILGRGITNDWVYREGLYDGYRVTEHVDADGYDPAKSHKVVSTVEGRNELIEGDSVGYSWISDAQDPYQSSESGNFVEIGNKVFKGPYRSFKDIIYAGSGNDYVKGKTGEDELYGESGDDVLEGGSENDILYGGIGNDIVDGGTGADKLYGGIGDDILIADTSDTVIDGGEGYDIAVFNSSIGDTQTISIEEFQFMGDNGDNNLVSNDSKSQLSGGLGNDTLQGGAANDTLIGGSGLDSLSGGDGDDQLYADDNDVLVDGGAGNDTVFVNGTFNMTNTVNVEYVIGDDEADSIMGNADNNSIYGKAGNDTISGLDGDDLLQGDAGADTIFGGSGNDTVCGGAGADNMNGGAGIDWVDYSTSSEAVLVNLGLNGGMGGDAEGDALINFENVNGSMFNDTISGSDGDNLLDGRDGNDNLIAGSGVDTLLGGAGNDALYGGAGTDYLLGEAGDDIYVFQKGNQMDVVIENDNSGNDLAYIRDFTEVGIYKNGNDLLIAGNSNQDIMQFQNWYSSHSVENFYFEAVNATYTADQIASFAVDITPAA, encoded by the coding sequence ATGAGTGATCAAACTAAATCGATTGAGGAGATTAAGAGTGAGACGTTGAACAGTACGACTTCAAGAATGTATAGTAATACACTTGAAGATATTTCCATCCTTGGACGTGGAATTACCAATGATTGGGTTTATAGAGAGGGGCTCTATGATGGCTATAGAGTAACTGAGCATGTTGATGCAGATGGTTATGACCCTGCAAAGTCACATAAAGTTGTATCAACTGTAGAGGGTAGGAATGAGCTGATTGAAGGTGATTCGGTAGGATATTCATGGATCAGTGATGCTCAAGACCCTTACCAATCCAGTGAGAGTGGTAATTTTGTTGAAATTGGGAATAAGGTATTTAAAGGTCCATACCGTTCATTTAAAGATATTATTTATGCAGGCAGTGGTAATGACTATGTAAAAGGCAAAACCGGTGAAGATGAGCTGTACGGTGAGTCTGGAGATGATGTTCTGGAAGGGGGCTCAGAAAATGATATTTTATATGGTGGAATTGGAAATGATATTGTTGATGGGGGAACGGGAGCAGATAAGCTTTATGGTGGGATAGGCGATGATATATTAATTGCTGATACTTCCGATACGGTTATAGATGGCGGAGAAGGTTATGATATAGCCGTTTTTAACAGCAGTATTGGAGATACTCAGACAATCAGTATCGAAGAATTCCAGTTTATGGGGGATAACGGCGATAATAATTTAGTGTCAAATGATTCCAAAAGTCAGCTTTCTGGCGGACTGGGTAATGATACTCTTCAAGGCGGGGCTGCCAATGATACTCTGATAGGAGGATCTGGCCTTGATAGCCTGTCTGGGGGTGATGGTGATGATCAATTATATGCTGATGATAATGATGTCCTTGTAGATGGTGGCGCAGGTAATGATACTGTATTTGTTAATGGAACATTTAATATGACTAATACTGTTAACGTTGAGTATGTAATTGGAGACGATGAAGCGGATTCGATTATGGGCAACGCTGACAATAATAGTATTTACGGAAAAGCTGGCAATGACACTATTTCCGGACTTGACGGAGATGACTTGCTTCAAGGTGATGCCGGTGCAGATACTATTTTCGGTGGCTCCGGTAACGATACTGTCTGCGGCGGAGCCGGTGCTGATAATATGAACGGCGGAGCTGGAATAGACTGGGTAGACTACAGTACTTCTTCAGAAGCTGTTCTAGTAAATCTGGGGCTTAACGGTGGTATGGGCGGAGATGCGGAAGGAGATGCTCTGATTAATTTTGAGAATGTTAATGGATCGATGTTCAATGACACTATATCAGGCAGTGATGGAGACAATCTTCTGGATGGACGTGATGGAAATGACAATCTGATTGCAGGCAGTGGTGTTGATACTTTGCTGGGCGGGGCTGGTAATGACGCTTTGTATGGAGGTGCAGGGACAGATTATCTTTTGGGTGAAGCTGGCGATGATATTTATGTATTTCAAAAAGGCAACCAGATGGATGTTGTCATTGAAAACGATAACAGTGGAAATGACTTGGCTTATATAAGAGATTTTACTGAGGTCGGCATTTATAAGAACGGCAATGATCTTTTAATCGCAGGAAACAGTAATCAGGACATTATGCAGTTTCAAAATTGGTATTCATCGCACTCCGTTGAAAATTTTTATTTTGAAGCCGTTAATGCCACTTACACCGCAGACCAGATTGCAAGCTTTGCAGTCGATATAACTCCAGCCGCATAG